In a genomic window of Geoalkalibacter sp.:
- a CDS encoding L,D-transpeptidase family protein: MTTITLMFFAVTLAPLLALPTAAWARLMSTADLVIVEKSERKLHLVSNGAVFRSYDISLGKNPVGHKVYKGDGRTPEGRYYLDWRNPQSRFHKSIHISYPNEQDRERAERLGRAPGGYIMIHGIPNKYRRAPELFEGMDWTEGCIAVSNEDMEEIWQLVADNTPIEIYP, encoded by the coding sequence GCCCTCCCCACGGCGGCGTGGGCGCGGCTGATGTCCACCGCCGATCTGGTCATCGTCGAAAAATCCGAACGCAAGCTGCACCTGGTCAGCAACGGCGCGGTCTTTCGCAGCTACGACATCTCCCTGGGCAAGAACCCCGTGGGCCACAAGGTATACAAAGGCGACGGCCGCACGCCCGAGGGACGCTACTACCTCGACTGGCGCAACCCCCAGAGCCGCTTTCACAAATCCATCCACATCTCCTACCCCAACGAGCAGGACCGGGAGCGCGCCGAGCGTCTAGGCCGCGCCCCGGGCGGCTATATCATGATCCACGGCATTCCCAACAAATATCGCCGCGCCCCGGAACTCTTCGAGGGCATGGACTGGACCGAGGGCTGCATCGCCGTGAGCAACGAGGACATGGAGGAAATCTGGCAACTGGTCGCCGACAACACCCCCATTGAAATTTACCCTTAA
- a CDS encoding HEAT repeat domain-containing protein: MIAPPLGQDPEHPAFDGKILERSLFALNIARHNAIAYPAEHPALRQSLDRFLAQLGELLEFREEITFGVTRDRLLLEGAVLDEKNAVFRNLAGSFFDAGIASLTLRRSLPREELAAFLQALRPLQTLGLDLFANLENAGVKGLAARPFDFAALHAVDLESVDAPAPGLPKGAGLTWESFSAALLNQTLDAEGSDLPYDTELDPAELADLLSQFNKDRANPRASYESTIIGFLRRVDAEEIHNEARREFLDKLGAFIDKLSPATRRQFLGSAFAYLGQRRDTTQEVLARLSQEAVLDILDDCRHGELEVPPLVLDLLGKLGECAAPLSARRRVAAPREREDTEVGEGIRRLFQRPDARGFVSGPYEKLLRGLLETRPLYSTPPEQLQDLYASLESHQLETRLCSVILELLDADPHGEDTAALEGNLRDLIDYFLQTGDFQALGATLRRLRRHGESADPFAYPLAKQTLEYLSRPEFLQAALDAFRLWDAERHPGIRELIRLVGAPFADPLLDRLAEETDLSMRRLYLACLEELGPQARRAIVARLRDPRWFLVRNLVILLRRGDDPAVLKHLSALIGHSHPKVQYEVMKTLLHFADPRAQRYLLRELGAADLERRRQAVLLARHGAAPEVLARLAAMLHEGLGEAEVELREQVIETLAQAASDPAGQILAQLLLYKSLRHPLLYRQLRNTVFAALRRHRPPWLPDMLRNLAASGTGGVHRQAGALLVELLGQSDGN; encoded by the coding sequence TTGATCGCCCCGCCCCTCGGCCAGGACCCCGAGCATCCCGCCTTCGACGGGAAAATTCTCGAGCGCTCCCTGTTCGCCCTCAACATCGCCCGGCACAATGCCATCGCCTATCCCGCCGAGCATCCCGCCCTGCGCCAGTCCCTGGATCGTTTTCTCGCGCAGTTGGGGGAATTGCTGGAATTTCGCGAGGAAATCACCTTCGGCGTCACCCGCGACCGGCTGCTGCTCGAGGGCGCGGTGCTCGATGAGAAAAATGCCGTGTTCCGCAATCTGGCCGGTAGTTTTTTCGACGCGGGCATCGCCTCCCTGACCCTGAGGCGTTCTCTGCCGCGCGAGGAACTCGCCGCCTTTCTCCAGGCCCTGCGGCCCCTACAAACGCTAGGACTTGATCTTTTCGCCAACCTTGAGAACGCCGGGGTCAAGGGACTTGCCGCGCGCCCCTTCGACTTTGCCGCCCTGCATGCCGTCGACCTGGAGTCCGTCGACGCACCGGCGCCGGGATTGCCCAAGGGCGCCGGCCTGACCTGGGAATCCTTCAGCGCGGCGCTTTTGAACCAGACCCTGGATGCCGAGGGTAGCGACCTGCCGTACGACACGGAACTCGACCCGGCGGAACTCGCCGATCTGCTGAGCCAGTTCAACAAGGATCGCGCCAACCCGCGGGCCAGCTATGAAAGCACCATCATCGGCTTTCTGCGCCGCGTCGACGCGGAGGAAATTCACAACGAGGCAAGGCGGGAATTTCTCGACAAGCTCGGCGCCTTTATCGACAAGCTCAGCCCCGCGACCCGCCGCCAGTTTCTCGGCAGCGCCTTTGCCTATCTCGGTCAGCGCCGCGACACGACCCAGGAGGTTCTCGCCCGCCTCTCCCAGGAAGCGGTTCTCGACATTCTCGACGACTGCCGACACGGCGAGTTGGAAGTGCCGCCCCTGGTGCTCGACCTGCTCGGCAAACTCGGCGAGTGCGCCGCGCCCTTAAGCGCCCGACGCCGCGTCGCCGCCCCCCGGGAGCGTGAAGATACGGAAGTCGGCGAGGGCATCCGCAGACTTTTTCAGCGCCCCGATGCGCGCGGTTTTGTCTCCGGCCCCTATGAAAAGCTGCTGCGCGGCCTGCTGGAGACTCGCCCCCTGTATTCCACACCCCCTGAGCAATTGCAGGATTTGTATGCGTCCCTGGAGAGCCACCAGCTTGAGACCCGCCTGTGCTCGGTCATTCTGGAGTTGCTCGATGCCGATCCGCACGGCGAGGACACGGCCGCCCTGGAGGGCAACCTTCGCGATCTCATCGATTATTTTCTCCAGACCGGCGACTTTCAGGCGCTGGGCGCCACCCTCAGGCGCTTGCGCCGCCACGGCGAGAGCGCCGATCCCTTCGCTTATCCCCTGGCCAAACAGACCCTGGAGTACCTCTCCCGACCCGAATTTCTCCAGGCCGCCCTCGATGCATTTCGGCTCTGGGACGCCGAGCGCCACCCGGGCATCCGCGAGCTGATCCGCCTGGTCGGCGCGCCCTTTGCCGATCCGCTGCTCGATCGCCTGGCCGAGGAAACCGATCTCTCCATGCGCCGTCTTTACCTGGCCTGCCTGGAGGAGCTCGGCCCCCAGGCGCGGCGCGCCATTGTCGCCCGTCTGCGCGACCCGCGCTGGTTCCTGGTGCGCAATCTGGTCATTCTGCTGCGGCGCGGCGACGACCCCGCCGTGTTGAAACATCTCTCCGCCCTCATCGGTCATTCTCATCCCAAGGTCCAGTACGAGGTCATGAAAACCCTGCTGCACTTCGCTGATCCCCGCGCCCAGCGCTACCTGCTGCGTGAACTGGGGGCGGCGGATCTTGAGCGACGCCGCCAGGCGGTATTGCTCGCGCGCCACGGCGCGGCTCCCGAGGTGCTGGCGCGCCTGGCCGCCATGTTGCACGAAGGCCTTGGCGAGGCCGAGGTGGAATTGCGTGAACAGGTCATCGAAACCCTGGCTCAAGCGGCCTCGGACCCGGCCGGACAAATTCTGGCGCAACTCTTGCTGTACAAAAGTCTGCGCCACCCCCTGCTCTATCGACAACTGCGGAACACCGTCTTTGCGGCTCTGCGCCGACATCGTCCGCCCTGGTTGCCGGACATGCTGCGCAACCTGGCCGCCTCGGGCACCGGCGGCGTTCACCGCCAGGCCGGTGCGCTTCTCGTGGAACTCTTGGGCCAAAGCGATGGCAATTGA
- a CDS encoding HD-GYP domain-containing protein has protein sequence MAIERQPLIAAFLHHLTAAVANAGLYSREHAQMRRLVDAVAQTLGQLLEDAQEFMLLRLDSELVIDGLPWKRSLQTERLAALLSRRGIGRIRIAPGITREEIHGLIEALAARGFNPAPARSTANLRFGRVEVRQRGNAFLDLPPDSALAELSRAEIARLMEIYSAVKRRRKMNVAGLNEIVSQFIAAFSREADPFLALAPLRAFDEYTFTHATNVALLNLAQAVALGIQGQTLHDIGIAGLLHDVGKLFIPDAILNKTDPLDELEWGIIRQHPVQGARYLLNSPGVPRAAVVSAFEHHLRFDRQGYPAVKSQGAQNLCSQLTAISDLVDSMLTPRPYRAAQPLREVVKALRTNVGGSLHPELVGNFLRILAQAKQRGEGKSP, from the coding sequence ATGGCAATTGAGCGCCAACCCCTGATCGCCGCCTTTTTGCACCATCTGACCGCCGCCGTGGCCAACGCCGGTCTCTACAGCCGCGAGCACGCGCAGATGCGTCGCCTGGTCGACGCCGTCGCGCAAACCTTGGGACAACTGCTGGAGGACGCCCAGGAGTTCATGCTGCTGCGCCTCGACAGCGAACTGGTCATCGACGGCCTGCCCTGGAAACGCAGTCTGCAAACCGAGCGGCTGGCCGCCCTCCTGAGCCGTCGCGGCATCGGCCGCATCCGCATCGCCCCGGGCATCACCCGCGAGGAAATTCACGGCCTGATCGAAGCCCTGGCCGCGCGCGGCTTCAACCCGGCGCCGGCGCGCTCCACGGCCAATCTGCGCTTCGGCCGTGTCGAGGTGCGCCAACGCGGCAACGCTTTTCTCGACCTGCCGCCGGACTCGGCCCTGGCGGAGCTGTCCCGCGCGGAAATCGCCCGGCTCATGGAAATCTACAGCGCCGTCAAACGCCGTCGGAAGATGAATGTGGCGGGCCTCAACGAGATCGTTTCCCAATTCATCGCCGCCTTCAGCCGTGAGGCCGATCCCTTCCTCGCCCTGGCGCCCCTGCGGGCCTTCGACGAATACACCTTCACCCACGCCACCAACGTCGCCCTGCTCAACCTGGCGCAAGCCGTCGCCCTCGGCATCCAGGGGCAGACCCTGCACGACATCGGCATCGCGGGCCTGCTGCACGACGTGGGCAAGCTCTTCATCCCCGACGCCATCCTCAACAAGACCGACCCCCTCGACGAACTCGAATGGGGCATCATCCGTCAGCACCCCGTGCAGGGCGCGCGCTATCTGCTGAACAGCCCCGGCGTGCCGCGCGCCGCTGTGGTCAGCGCCTTCGAGCATCACCTGCGCTTCGACAGGCAGGGCTACCCGGCGGTCAAATCCCAGGGAGCGCAAAACCTGTGCAGCCAGCTCACCGCCATATCCGATCTTGTCGATTCCATGCTCACGCCGCGCCCCTATCGCGCCGCCCAGCCGCTGCGCGAAGTGGTCAAAGCTTTAAGGACCAATGTCGGCGGCAGCCTGCACCCCGAGCTGGTCGGCAATTTCCTGCGCATCCTCGCCCAGGCGAAGCAGCGCGGGGAGGGAAAATCTCCCTGA